The following are encoded together in the Mycolicibacterium arabiense genome:
- a CDS encoding IniB N-terminal domain-containing protein, which translates to MTTLIDYILDLFRSPDVAAAFVTDPDGALRDAGFPSVSPAQLQAVAASAAPAGLALGGGGDPIVGLQRAVSDHHNFASPFSPQTTFAPQTATEFASRNNTDLASNNDLFSPDQSAGANAQNGAFNLGFGDITFGDKTSNTATNGGVVVGGDNDGDVVTGDGAVLGNNNDVNNGDVIAGTGSNVNIGEGDIEDNGTTATGGSTVIQDNEGPVLNDVDASGGNGGGASGGGSLIGIGGGDASGGNAGGGGIVIVDNDTSTVGGSQTNIGGDSGSDNTVDNSVSSQVQTSVETEANTSVEDNSSSFESNIGSNNDTDIASNNDTEIDTDIASNNDVDTDLASNNNTNTGFDAF; encoded by the coding sequence ATGACCACTCTGATCGACTACATCCTCGACCTCTTCCGTAGCCCCGACGTCGCCGCGGCCTTCGTGACGGACCCGGATGGCGCCCTGCGTGACGCCGGCTTCCCCAGCGTCAGCCCGGCCCAGCTCCAGGCCGTCGCCGCCAGCGCGGCCCCGGCCGGACTGGCCCTCGGCGGCGGTGGCGACCCGATCGTCGGTCTGCAGCGGGCGGTGTCCGATCACCACAACTTCGCCTCGCCGTTCTCCCCGCAGACGACGTTCGCGCCGCAGACCGCCACGGAGTTCGCCAGCCGGAACAACACCGACCTGGCCAGCAACAACGACCTGTTCAGCCCGGACCAGAGCGCCGGCGCCAACGCCCAGAACGGTGCCTTCAACCTGGGCTTCGGTGACATCACCTTCGGCGACAAGACCAGCAACACCGCCACCAACGGCGGCGTGGTCGTCGGCGGCGACAACGACGGCGACGTCGTGACCGGTGACGGCGCGGTCCTCGGCAACAACAACGACGTCAACAACGGTGACGTCATCGCCGGAACCGGCTCCAACGTCAACATCGGCGAGGGCGACATCGAGGACAACGGCACCACCGCCACCGGCGGCAGCACCGTCATCCAGGACAACGAGGGCCCCGTGCTCAACGACGTCGACGCCAGCGGTGGCAACGGCGGCGGTGCCAGCGGTGGCGGCAGCCTCATCGGCATCGGCGGCGGCGACGCCTCCGGCGGCAACGCAGGTGGCGGCGGCATCGTGATCGTCGACAACGACACCAGCACCGTCGGCGGCAGCCAGACCAACATCGGTGGCGACTCGGGTAGCGACAACACCGTCGACAACTCGGTCAGCTCCCAGGTCCAGACGTCGGTCGAGACCGAGGCGAACACGTCGGTCGAGGACAACTCCTCGAGCTTCGAGTCCAACATCGGGTCGAACAACGACACCGACATCGCGTCGAACAACGACACCGAGATCGACACCGACATCGCCTCGAACAACGACGTCGACACCGATCTGGCGTCGAACAACAACACCAACACCGGTTTCGACGCATTCTGA
- a CDS encoding LLM class F420-dependent oxidoreductase, translated as MDFRVFVEPQQGATYGDQLALAQAAESLGYSAFFRSDHYLAMSGDGLPGPTDSWVTLGGIARETSTIRLGTMVTSATFRHPGVLAISVAQVDEMSGGRVELGLGAGWFEAEHQAYAIPFPPLGERFDRLGEQLDILTGMWGTPVGETYDFFGTHYQVSESPALPKPAQSPTPPIIIGGGGPKRTPALTAKYAAEFNMPFASLDDLTAQYERVAAAVADAGRAKDSLTYSAAFVLCAGRDEQDVSRRADAIGREVDELRENSPLAGTAGEIVDRLGSFIDGGVQRVYLQTLDMSDLDHLEFFASEVVRQLV; from the coding sequence ATGGACTTCCGCGTATTCGTCGAACCACAGCAGGGCGCCACGTACGGCGATCAACTCGCCCTGGCCCAGGCCGCCGAGTCACTCGGTTACTCCGCGTTCTTCCGGTCCGACCACTACCTCGCGATGAGCGGCGACGGCCTGCCCGGGCCGACGGACTCGTGGGTCACGCTCGGCGGCATCGCCCGCGAGACGTCGACGATTCGCCTTGGCACGATGGTCACCTCGGCCACGTTCCGCCACCCAGGCGTGCTGGCGATCTCGGTGGCGCAGGTCGACGAGATGAGCGGTGGCCGTGTAGAACTCGGCCTCGGCGCGGGGTGGTTCGAAGCCGAGCACCAGGCCTACGCGATCCCGTTCCCGCCGCTCGGCGAGCGGTTCGACCGACTCGGCGAGCAACTCGACATCCTCACCGGCATGTGGGGCACCCCGGTCGGCGAGACGTACGACTTCTTCGGCACCCACTACCAGGTCAGTGAGTCGCCTGCGCTGCCGAAACCCGCGCAGTCGCCCACGCCGCCGATCATCATCGGCGGCGGCGGGCCCAAGCGCACGCCTGCGCTGACGGCCAAGTACGCCGCCGAGTTCAACATGCCGTTCGCGTCGCTGGACGACCTGACCGCGCAGTACGAGCGCGTCGCGGCGGCAGTCGCCGATGCCGGCCGGGCCAAGGACTCGCTGACCTACTCCGCCGCATTCGTGCTGTGCGCGGGTCGCGACGAGCAGGACGTCTCGCGCCGCGCCGACGCGATCGGCCGCGAGGTCGACGAGCTGCGCGAGAACTCGCCGCTGGCGGGCACCGCGGGTGAGATCGTGGACCGTCTCGGCTCGTTCATTGACGGGGGCGTTCAGCGGGTGTACCTGCAGACCCTCGACATGTCCGATCTCGACCACCTCGAGTTCTTCGCCTCCGAGGTCGTCCGCCAGTTGGTCTGA
- a CDS encoding dynamin family protein translates to MTQPNAPARPVKVIVELIDHSTKIAAAYDRGDLVERLGRAKVRISDPQIRVVIAGQLKQGKSQLLNSLLNVPVARVGDDETTVLATVVSFGEQATAQIVVSNGDGDEPEVIPIPPSRVQTDLRRAPEAGGREVLRVEVTAPSPLLKNGLAFVDTPGVGGHGQPHLASTLGLLPDADALLMVSDTSQEFIEPEMTFIRQALEICPVATILATKTDLYPHWREIVDANVAHLRRAGIDTPIVPVSAVLRSHAISLNDKELNEESNFPAIVKFLSEKVLSRENDRVRDQVLTEVRSAAEHLTLAVSSELASINDPSERERLTADLEQRKRDAQEAMAHTALWQQVLNDGISDLTADVEHDLRGRFRAITQYTEKVIDDCDPTQHWAEIGSELENAVATAVGDNFVWAYQRAEVLADEVARVFMQAGIDAIDTPRIDAREMGEGFGELKSVSRLEAKPVRAGDRVVSGMRGSFGGVMMFGMLTTFAGLGMFNPLSIGAGALLGRKAYKDDMDNRMLRVRSEAKNNMRRFVDDVSFVVTKESRDRLKGIQRQLRDHYREIANQANRSLSESLQATLAAAKLEENERGARVRELERQLNILRQVTEHAEKLSTRATGPSPAPVGT, encoded by the coding sequence ATGACGCAACCGAACGCACCGGCCAGACCGGTCAAGGTCATCGTCGAGCTGATCGACCACAGCACGAAGATCGCCGCTGCCTACGACCGGGGGGATCTCGTCGAGCGCCTCGGCCGCGCGAAGGTCCGGATCTCCGACCCGCAGATCCGGGTGGTGATCGCCGGCCAGCTCAAGCAGGGCAAGAGCCAGCTGCTCAACTCGCTGCTGAACGTGCCCGTCGCCCGCGTCGGCGACGACGAGACCACCGTCCTGGCGACCGTCGTGTCGTTCGGTGAGCAGGCCACCGCGCAGATCGTCGTGTCCAACGGCGACGGCGACGAGCCCGAGGTGATCCCGATCCCGCCGTCGCGGGTGCAGACCGATCTACGGCGGGCGCCGGAAGCCGGTGGCAGGGAGGTGCTGCGCGTCGAGGTCACCGCCCCCAGCCCGCTGCTGAAGAACGGGCTGGCGTTCGTCGACACCCCGGGCGTCGGCGGTCACGGCCAGCCGCACCTGGCGTCGACGCTGGGTCTGCTTCCGGACGCCGACGCGCTGCTGATGGTCAGCGACACCAGCCAGGAGTTCATCGAACCCGAGATGACCTTCATCAGGCAGGCGCTCGAGATCTGCCCGGTGGCAACGATTCTCGCGACCAAGACCGACCTCTACCCGCACTGGCGCGAGATCGTCGACGCCAACGTCGCACACCTGCGCCGCGCCGGCATCGACACCCCGATCGTGCCGGTGTCGGCGGTGCTGCGCAGCCATGCCATCTCGCTGAACGACAAGGAACTCAACGAGGAGTCGAACTTCCCGGCCATCGTGAAGTTCCTCAGCGAGAAGGTGCTGTCGCGGGAGAACGACCGGGTTCGTGACCAGGTGCTCACCGAAGTGCGTTCGGCCGCCGAACATCTGACGCTCGCCGTCAGCTCCGAGCTGGCGTCGATCAACGATCCGTCCGAGCGGGAACGGCTCACCGCGGACCTCGAGCAACGCAAGCGCGACGCGCAGGAGGCCATGGCGCACACCGCGCTGTGGCAGCAGGTGCTCAACGACGGCATCTCCGACCTGACCGCCGACGTCGAACACGATCTGCGCGGGCGGTTCCGGGCGATCACCCAGTACACCGAGAAGGTCATCGACGACTGCGATCCGACGCAGCACTGGGCCGAGATCGGGTCCGAACTCGAGAACGCCGTCGCCACGGCCGTCGGCGACAACTTCGTCTGGGCGTACCAGCGCGCCGAGGTGCTCGCCGACGAGGTGGCCCGGGTCTTCATGCAGGCAGGCATCGACGCGATCGACACGCCGCGCATCGACGCCCGCGAGATGGGCGAGGGCTTCGGCGAACTCAAGTCGGTGTCGCGGCTCGAAGCCAAGCCCGTGCGCGCAGGCGACCGGGTGGTCTCGGGCATGCGCGGGTCGTTCGGCGGTGTGATGATGTTCGGCATGCTGACGACCTTCGCCGGTCTCGGCATGTTCAACCCGCTGTCGATCGGCGCTGGTGCCCTGCTGGGCCGCAAGGCCTACAAGGACGACATGGACAACCGCATGCTGCGGGTGCGCAGCGAGGCCAAGAACAACATGCGCCGCTTCGTCGACGACGTCTCCTTCGTCGTCACCAAGGAATCCCGCGACCGGCTCAAGGGCATCCAGCGCCAGCTCCGCGACCACTACCGCGAGATCGCGAACCAGGCCAACCGCTCGCTGAGCGAATCGCTGCAGGCCACCCTCGCCGCGGCGAAGCTCGAGGAGAACGAGCGCGGCGCACGCGTGCGCGAACTCGAACGGCAACTCAACATCCTGCGCCAGGTCACCGAACACGCGGAGAAGTTGTCGACCCGGGCGACCGGGCCGAGTCCCGCACCCGTCGGCACCTAG
- a CDS encoding glycoside hydrolase family 15 protein, which yields MDRDWLAISQHGLIGDLRTCALVGTEGTIDWFCAPRFDSPSVFGAILDPDQGGSWRLAPTCDVSRTQQFYFPDTAVLITRFLTDDGVAEIHDFMPVLGEGDPEHRQRLVRRVSGVRGTIRMHMTLDARPDYGRQRCRAEEAGDGVLVTGDGVRLGLVSSTALTIDEGDDNTRVTAEVELSRGDTALFVLEMLGDDDDPSSNTMDMTDALLGATTTFWRKWLSQSRYSGRWREMVHRSAITLKLLTHEPTGAIIAAPTTSLPELIGGGRNWDYRYVWVRDAGFVLYALLRLGFTGEARAFTSWLSKRIGREHRPPNDEDDLGPLRVLYDIDGNVPGAEIELEHLRGYRDSKPVRVGNAAVDQLQLDIYGELIDSVYLFNKYGPGISDDAWHDVVQVVDWVMQNWDRDDASMWEARGEIRPYTVSRLMCWVALERTIRIARQRGLPGDILGWSRVRDEIYERIMSKCWNADLQTFTQVEGGTELDAGVLLMPMVKFLSPADPKFLSTLEAVENGLVTDSLVFRYTPESDGLDGEEGTFSLCSFWYVEALTRAGRLDDAQLALEKMFTYANHVGLYAEQVSATGDQVGNFPQAFTHFSLISAAINLDRALDKGTTR from the coding sequence ATGGATCGTGACTGGCTGGCCATCTCGCAGCACGGCCTGATCGGCGATCTCCGGACCTGCGCGCTCGTCGGCACCGAGGGCACCATCGACTGGTTCTGCGCGCCGCGATTCGACTCCCCGAGCGTGTTCGGCGCCATCCTCGACCCCGATCAGGGCGGCAGCTGGCGCCTGGCACCGACGTGCGACGTCTCTCGCACCCAGCAGTTCTACTTCCCCGACACCGCAGTGCTGATCACGCGGTTCCTCACCGACGACGGCGTCGCCGAAATCCACGACTTCATGCCGGTGCTCGGCGAAGGCGACCCCGAGCACCGGCAGCGGCTGGTCCGCAGGGTCAGCGGCGTGCGCGGCACCATCCGGATGCACATGACGCTCGACGCCCGTCCCGACTACGGCAGGCAGCGCTGCCGCGCCGAGGAGGCCGGCGACGGCGTGCTCGTCACCGGTGACGGCGTACGCCTCGGGCTGGTCTCGTCGACGGCGCTGACGATCGACGAGGGCGACGACAACACCCGCGTCACCGCCGAGGTCGAATTGAGCAGGGGCGACACGGCGTTGTTCGTGCTGGAGATGCTCGGCGACGACGACGATCCGTCCTCGAACACCATGGACATGACCGACGCGCTGCTCGGTGCCACCACGACGTTCTGGCGGAAGTGGCTGTCGCAGTCGCGCTACAGCGGCCGGTGGCGTGAGATGGTGCACCGTTCGGCCATCACGCTCAAGCTGCTGACCCACGAACCGACGGGCGCGATCATCGCAGCGCCGACCACCAGCCTTCCGGAACTAATTGGTGGCGGCCGCAATTGGGACTACCGCTACGTGTGGGTCCGGGACGCGGGTTTCGTGCTCTATGCGCTGCTGCGGCTCGGCTTCACCGGCGAGGCGCGCGCGTTCACCAGCTGGCTGTCCAAGCGCATCGGCAGGGAACACCGCCCGCCGAACGACGAGGACGACCTCGGCCCGCTGCGCGTGCTGTACGACATCGACGGCAACGTTCCCGGTGCGGAAATAGAACTCGAACACCTACGCGGATACCGTGATTCGAAGCCCGTGCGGGTCGGCAATGCCGCGGTCGATCAGCTGCAGCTCGACATCTACGGCGAACTCATCGACTCGGTGTACCTGTTCAACAAGTACGGTCCCGGCATCAGCGACGACGCCTGGCACGACGTCGTCCAGGTCGTGGACTGGGTGATGCAGAACTGGGACCGCGACGATGCCAGCATGTGGGAGGCACGCGGCGAGATCCGGCCGTACACCGTCTCCCGGCTGATGTGCTGGGTGGCGTTGGAACGCACCATCCGCATCGCCCGCCAGCGCGGGCTGCCAGGTGACATCCTGGGGTGGTCGCGGGTTCGCGACGAGATCTACGAGCGTATCATGTCGAAGTGCTGGAACGCCGACCTGCAGACGTTCACGCAGGTCGAGGGCGGCACCGAACTCGACGCGGGGGTGTTGCTGATGCCGATGGTCAAGTTTCTCTCGCCCGCGGACCCGAAGTTCCTATCTACGCTCGAGGCGGTGGAGAACGGACTCGTCACCGACAGCCTGGTGTTCCGGTACACCCCGGAGAGCGACGGCCTCGACGGCGAGGAGGGCACGTTCTCGCTGTGCTCGTTCTGGTACGTCGAGGCGCTCACCCGGGCGGGCAGACTCGATGACGCGCAACTGGCGTTGGAGAAGATGTTCACCTACGCCAACCACGTCGGCCTCTACGCCGAACAGGTCAGCGCGACCGGCGACCAGGTTGGCAACTTCCCACAGGCGTTCACGCACTTCTCACTCATCAGCGCGGCGATCAACCTCGACCGCGCACTCGACAAGGGGACGACTCGATGA
- a CDS encoding dynamin-like GTPase family protein, translated as MSTSDRVRAILAGTVQAYRSDPAYQHRPDIHDELDWIGRRLNQPIRIALAGTLKAGKSTLVNALVGEEIAPTDATEATRIVTWFRNGPTPRVTANHRGGRRTNVPITRDPRDRGLTFDLTRLDPAEVFDLDVEWPAAELIDATIIDTPGTSSLNRDVSERTLRLLVPEDGVPRVDAVVFLLRTLNAADIALLKQIGTLVGGASGALGVIGVASRADEIGAGRIDAMLSAKDVATRFTAEMDKTGICQAVVPVSGLLALTARTLRQSEFVALEKLAGVDAAELNKAMLSADRFVREDSQLPVDAATRSALLERFGMFGIRISIAVLRAGIGDSVALADELLERSGLVALRDVIDQQFAQRSDLLKAHTALVSLRRFVEAHPIYATPYIVADIDPLLADTHAFEELRLLSALRSRPTTLNDEEMASLRRIIGGSGTDPASRLGLQPDTPYDGPRAAFAAAQRWRRRADHPLNDPFTTRACRAAVRSAEALVAEYAAQRR; from the coding sequence ATGAGCACGAGCGATCGGGTGCGCGCGATCCTGGCCGGAACCGTGCAGGCGTACCGGTCGGACCCGGCATACCAACACCGCCCCGACATCCACGACGAACTCGACTGGATCGGCCGCCGGCTCAACCAGCCGATCCGCATCGCGCTCGCGGGCACGCTCAAGGCCGGCAAGTCCACGCTGGTGAACGCACTCGTCGGCGAGGAGATCGCCCCGACGGACGCCACCGAGGCCACCCGCATCGTCACCTGGTTCCGCAACGGCCCCACCCCGAGGGTCACGGCGAACCACCGCGGCGGGCGCCGGACGAACGTGCCGATCACGCGTGATCCCCGCGACCGCGGCCTGACGTTCGACCTCACCCGGCTCGACCCGGCCGAGGTGTTCGACCTCGACGTGGAGTGGCCGGCCGCCGAACTGATCGACGCCACGATCATCGACACCCCCGGCACGTCGTCGCTGAACCGCGACGTCTCCGAGCGGACACTGCGCCTGCTGGTGCCCGAGGACGGCGTCCCGCGCGTCGACGCCGTGGTGTTCCTGCTGCGCACCCTCAACGCCGCGGACATCGCACTGCTCAAGCAGATCGGCACGCTGGTCGGCGGCGCCTCGGGCGCACTCGGCGTCATCGGCGTGGCGTCGCGCGCCGACGAGATTGGGGCGGGCCGCATCGACGCGATGCTGTCGGCCAAGGACGTCGCCACCCGCTTCACCGCCGAGATGGACAAGACCGGCATCTGCCAGGCCGTGGTGCCCGTGTCGGGGCTGCTGGCGCTGACCGCGCGCACACTGCGCCAGAGCGAGTTCGTGGCGCTCGAGAAGCTCGCCGGGGTCGACGCGGCCGAGCTGAACAAGGCGATGCTGTCGGCCGACCGCTTCGTCCGTGAGGACAGCCAGCTGCCGGTGGACGCCGCGACGCGATCGGCGCTGCTCGAACGGTTCGGCATGTTCGGCATCCGCATCTCGATCGCCGTGCTGCGGGCCGGGATCGGCGACTCGGTGGCGCTGGCCGACGAACTGCTCGAGCGCAGCGGCCTGGTCGCGCTGCGCGACGTCATCGACCAGCAGTTCGCGCAGCGGTCCGATCTGCTCAAGGCGCACACCGCGCTGGTGTCACTGCGCCGCTTCGTCGAGGCCCACCCGATTTACGCGACGCCGTACATCGTGGCCGACATCGACCCGCTGCTGGCCGACACGCATGCCTTCGAGGAGCTGCGTCTGCTCAGCGCGCTGCGGTCGCGGCCGACGACGCTCAACGACGAGGAGATGGCCTCGCTGCGGCGCATCATCGGCGGATCGGGCACCGACCCGGCCAGCCGGCTCGGACTACAGCCCGACACGCCCTATGACGGCCCACGCGCCGCGTTCGCCGCCGCGCAACGCTGGCGGCGTCGCGCCGACCACCCGCTCAACGACCCGTTCACCACCAGGGCGTGCCGAGCCGCGGTGCGCAGTGCCGAGGCGCTGGTCGCGGAGTACGCAGCCCAGCGCCGCTGA
- the zwf gene encoding glucose-6-phosphate dehydrogenase, with translation MTNQLDPHVFVLFGATGDLAKRKLFPGLYKLAAAGRMPDEYAIIGSGRHSPGTDDEFRDHIGEVLRDAVDDADDAVLRDLLSRLTFQTSDADDGTDLAGAVKQAREKLGSETKTLIYLSLPPKAMQSMIGMLGREHLADDARVVVEKPFGTDLESSRELDAALKDVVDESQVYRIDHFLGKEAVQNILAIRFANGLIEPAWNRSHLESVQIDVPEELTIEGRGSFYESTGCFRDMISTHLCQVLGFVAMEAPVHLDEASVRNEKSKVFAAMRPLDPERVVFGQYEGYRDEEGVDDDSKVETYVALEAFVDTERWQGVPFYLRTGKALAATRRTVTLTFRTPPAGRFGEQAPNRLVLELTDDPEFGVHLRTKRPGPDLEMMPLDFHVAIADEDTEDTPLEAYERLLLDVMRGDQTLFTRADEVDRLWEVCQPVLDAPPNPLPYERGSWGPTEALELPGGTGWWLPDGS, from the coding sequence ATGACAAACCAACTCGATCCCCACGTGTTCGTCCTGTTCGGCGCCACCGGCGATCTGGCGAAGCGCAAGCTGTTCCCGGGCCTGTACAAGCTGGCCGCCGCAGGCCGCATGCCCGACGAGTACGCCATCATCGGTTCCGGCAGGCACTCGCCCGGGACCGACGACGAGTTCCGCGACCACATCGGCGAGGTGCTTCGGGACGCGGTGGACGACGCCGACGACGCCGTGCTGCGAGACCTGCTCAGTCGATTGACCTTCCAGACCTCCGATGCCGACGACGGCACCGACCTCGCCGGTGCCGTGAAGCAGGCCCGCGAGAAGCTGGGCTCGGAGACGAAGACCCTGATCTACCTGTCGCTACCCCCGAAGGCGATGCAGTCGATGATCGGCATGCTCGGCCGCGAACACCTCGCCGACGATGCCCGCGTAGTGGTCGAGAAGCCGTTCGGCACCGACCTCGAGTCGTCCCGCGAACTCGACGCGGCACTCAAGGACGTCGTCGACGAGTCGCAGGTGTACCGCATAGACCACTTCCTGGGGAAGGAGGCCGTGCAGAACATCCTGGCGATCCGCTTCGCCAACGGCCTCATCGAACCCGCCTGGAACCGTTCACATCTCGAGTCCGTTCAGATCGACGTGCCCGAGGAGTTGACCATCGAGGGCCGCGGCAGCTTCTACGAGTCGACCGGGTGCTTCCGCGACATGATCTCCACCCACCTGTGCCAGGTGCTCGGGTTCGTCGCGATGGAGGCGCCGGTGCACCTCGACGAGGCGTCGGTCCGCAACGAGAAGTCGAAGGTCTTCGCCGCGATGCGCCCGCTGGACCCCGAGCGCGTCGTGTTCGGCCAGTACGAGGGGTACCGCGACGAGGAGGGCGTCGACGACGACTCGAAGGTCGAGACGTACGTCGCGCTGGAGGCGTTCGTGGACACCGAACGCTGGCAGGGGGTTCCGTTCTACCTGCGCACCGGCAAGGCGCTCGCGGCCACGCGCCGCACCGTCACGCTCACCTTCCGCACGCCGCCCGCGGGCAGGTTCGGCGAGCAGGCCCCCAACCGGCTGGTGCTCGAGCTGACCGACGACCCGGAGTTCGGCGTGCACCTGCGGACCAAGCGGCCCGGTCCCGATCTCGAGATGATGCCGCTCGACTTCCACGTCGCGATTGCCGACGAGGACACCGAGGACACGCCACTAGAGGCCTACGAGCGGCTGCTCCTCGACGTCATGCGCGGCGACCAGACGCTGTTCACGCGTGCCGACGAGGTGGACCGGCTGTGGGAGGTGTGCCAACCGGTGCTCGACGCACCGCCCAATCCGCTTCCGTACGAACGTGGTTCGTGGGGGCCGACCGAGGCGCTGGAGCTGCCCGGCGGGACCGGGTGGTGGCTACCAGATGGATCGTGA
- a CDS encoding TIGR03085 family metal-binding protein has protein sequence MTSTAQRERAALVDTMRGAGPDHPTLCGDWTTRDLAAHLVIRERRVDAAPGILIPKFAGYTERVQTQVAAETDWDELLTLVGSGPPTLSPFKLLDPLINVTEMFIHHEDVRRAASGWEPRRLDESVSAGLARNVSLMSRLLLAKAPAHVTLRTTDGKTLANMGKGPTVVITGEPLELLLFVSGRDEVRLTFSGDDDAVAAVRENRGGL, from the coding sequence ATGACCAGTACCGCTCAACGCGAACGCGCCGCACTCGTCGACACCATGCGCGGCGCCGGCCCGGACCACCCGACCCTGTGTGGGGACTGGACCACCCGGGATCTGGCCGCCCACTTGGTGATTCGCGAGCGACGCGTGGACGCCGCGCCCGGCATCCTGATCCCGAAGTTCGCGGGCTATACGGAGCGGGTGCAGACGCAGGTCGCCGCAGAGACCGATTGGGACGAGTTGCTGACGCTCGTCGGGTCCGGTCCTCCGACGCTGTCGCCGTTCAAGCTGCTCGATCCGCTGATCAACGTGACCGAGATGTTCATCCACCACGAGGACGTGCGGCGTGCGGCGAGTGGCTGGGAGCCCCGTCGCCTGGACGAGTCGGTCTCGGCGGGGTTGGCTCGCAACGTGTCGTTGATGTCGCGCCTGCTGCTGGCCAAGGCGCCTGCGCACGTGACGCTGCGCACGACCGACGGCAAGACGCTGGCCAACATGGGCAAGGGACCGACGGTCGTGATCACCGGTGAACCGCTGGAGTTGCTGCTGTTCGTCTCCGGCCGCGACGAGGTCCGTCTGACGTTCTCCGGCGACGACGACGCGGTGGCTGCGGTCCGCGAGAACCGCGGCGGGCTCTAG